One Methylomarinovum tepidoasis DNA window includes the following coding sequences:
- a CDS encoding efflux RND transporter permease subunit has product MAETKLGFTARIVKLFIESRLSPLILIGSLLMGLAALLLTPREEEPQIVVPVMDVFVEAPGASVDEVEKLVATPLEQKLWEIPGVEYVYSMSMPGRAIATVRYYVGEDREDSLLKTWSKLMSNRDLIPPFVTSWTVKPVEIDDVPIVLLTLSSPDPAYGTYELRRIAEELLDKVGQVKNTGKLWIAGGERRTLRIYPDPAKLAAHRLSLLQLMQALQQADFNLQAGEFDHRNRRLRLEAGPFWQTLEQAAATVVGQYRGRPVYLREVARLEDGPAEVETLTRIGFGPQVAHSKRIAGPEAQTGDGHPAVTIAVPKRRGANAVTVAREVIEKIRSLHGNVIPSDVTVTVTRDYGETANDKVNELVEHLFIAITTVIVLLALALGVREAFIVAIAVPMTLGVTLFCDLVFGYTINRVTLFALILSLGLLVDDPIVDVENIYRHFKLRRQPPLQAALTAVDEVRPPTIYATFTVIVSFLPMFFITGMMGPYMAPMAFNVPVAMLMSLLVAFTVTPWASYHLLKAEYGKAGEKPYDIHESPVYHGYRKTLGPLIAHPWRARVFLGVVALLFVLSCLLVVFGIPLKLLPFDNKNEMQLVIDMPRGTTLEETDAVARDLEDYLATVNEVTDFETYIGHASPMDFNGLVRHYYLRHASYQGDIRINLIHKHQREHQSHEIALRIRPDIEAIAARHGASVKIVEIPPGPPVLSTVVAEVYGPPGGSYDDLVTNTLRMRHDGFEKLDILVDVDDFVDEPQTRLDFHVDQAKAALHGISVGQISRTIAAALGGTRVGLLHAPHERQPAPAIVRIERPLRSHPEILASLRVHGRDGKLIPLSELGHFVEEPVPVTRYHKNLKPVGYVIAEMAGHAPVEAVIALTRMFEENPLPEGYDFTLRGEGEWKITVDVFRDLGLAFAAALVMIYILLVMQTDSLGMPLVIMMSIPLTIIGIMPGFWLLNLLPEPIGPYPNPVFFTATAMIGMIALAGIVVRNSIILIDFIQRLEAQGKSLTEALIEAGAVRLRPIFLTAGAAMFGSFVITLDPIFSGLAWSFIFGIFASTSFTLLVVPVVYYLLNRNRETSA; this is encoded by the coding sequence ATGGCGGAGACAAAACTGGGCTTTACCGCCCGCATCGTCAAGCTCTTCATCGAATCGCGCCTGTCGCCGTTGATCCTGATCGGCTCGCTGCTCATGGGTCTGGCGGCCCTGCTGCTGACGCCGCGCGAAGAAGAACCGCAGATCGTGGTTCCGGTGATGGACGTGTTCGTCGAGGCCCCCGGGGCTTCGGTGGACGAGGTAGAGAAGCTGGTGGCCACCCCCCTGGAGCAGAAGCTGTGGGAGATTCCCGGGGTGGAATACGTGTATTCCATGTCGATGCCGGGGCGGGCCATCGCCACGGTGCGTTATTACGTAGGTGAAGACCGCGAGGACAGTCTGCTCAAGACCTGGAGCAAACTGATGTCCAACCGCGACCTGATCCCGCCGTTCGTGACCTCCTGGACGGTCAAGCCGGTGGAGATCGACGATGTCCCCATCGTCCTGTTGACCCTGTCCTCTCCCGATCCGGCCTACGGTACCTACGAGCTGCGCCGCATCGCCGAGGAACTGCTGGACAAGGTCGGGCAGGTCAAAAACACCGGCAAGCTGTGGATCGCCGGTGGTGAACGCCGCACCCTGCGCATCTATCCCGATCCCGCCAAACTCGCCGCCCATCGTCTGAGCCTGTTGCAGCTGATGCAGGCGCTGCAACAAGCGGACTTCAATCTCCAGGCCGGGGAATTCGACCACCGCAACCGCCGCCTGCGTCTGGAGGCCGGTCCCTTCTGGCAGACGCTGGAGCAGGCTGCCGCCACCGTGGTCGGCCAGTACCGGGGACGCCCGGTGTACCTGCGCGAAGTGGCCCGTCTCGAGGACGGCCCCGCCGAGGTGGAAACCCTCACCCGCATCGGCTTCGGTCCCCAGGTGGCGCACAGCAAACGCATCGCCGGCCCCGAAGCGCAGACCGGCGACGGCCACCCGGCGGTCACCATCGCCGTCCCCAAACGCCGCGGTGCCAACGCCGTCACTGTGGCCCGTGAGGTGATCGAGAAGATCCGCTCCCTGCACGGCAACGTGATTCCCTCCGACGTCACCGTCACCGTCACCCGCGATTACGGCGAAACCGCCAACGACAAGGTCAACGAACTGGTCGAGCATCTGTTCATCGCCATCACCACCGTCATCGTCCTCCTGGCCCTGGCCCTGGGCGTGCGTGAGGCTTTCATCGTCGCCATCGCCGTGCCCATGACCCTGGGGGTGACCCTGTTCTGCGATCTGGTGTTCGGCTACACCATCAACCGCGTGACCCTCTTCGCCCTGATCCTGTCCCTGGGGCTGTTGGTGGACGACCCCATCGTGGACGTGGAAAACATCTACCGCCACTTCAAGCTGCGCAGACAGCCGCCGCTGCAGGCGGCCCTGACCGCGGTGGACGAAGTGCGGCCACCCACCATCTACGCGACTTTCACCGTCATCGTCTCTTTCCTGCCGATGTTCTTCATCACCGGCATGATGGGCCCCTACATGGCGCCGATGGCCTTCAACGTGCCAGTGGCGATGCTGATGTCGCTACTGGTAGCCTTCACCGTCACCCCCTGGGCCAGCTATCACCTGCTCAAGGCCGAGTACGGCAAGGCGGGGGAAAAGCCTTATGACATCCACGAAAGCCCCGTTTACCACGGGTACCGCAAAACGCTGGGGCCGCTGATCGCCCACCCCTGGCGTGCGCGCGTTTTTCTGGGGGTGGTGGCGCTGCTGTTCGTGCTCTCGTGCCTGTTGGTGGTGTTCGGCATCCCGCTGAAACTGCTGCCTTTCGACAACAAGAACGAAATGCAGCTGGTGATCGACATGCCCCGCGGCACCACCCTGGAGGAAACCGACGCGGTGGCCCGGGACCTGGAAGACTATCTGGCCACGGTCAACGAGGTCACCGATTTCGAGACCTACATCGGCCACGCCTCGCCCATGGACTTCAACGGCCTGGTGCGCCACTACTATCTGCGCCATGCCAGCTATCAGGGTGATATCCGCATCAACCTGATCCACAAGCATCAGCGCGAGCACCAGTCCCACGAGATCGCCCTCAGGATCCGCCCCGACATCGAAGCCATCGCCGCCCGTCACGGCGCCAGCGTCAAGATCGTCGAGATCCCTCCCGGACCACCGGTACTTTCCACCGTGGTGGCCGAGGTCTACGGCCCGCCGGGGGGATCTTACGACGACCTGGTGACCAATACCCTGCGGATGCGCCACGACGGTTTCGAAAAGCTCGACATTCTGGTGGACGTGGACGACTTCGTGGACGAACCCCAAACCCGGCTGGATTTCCACGTCGATCAGGCCAAGGCGGCGTTGCACGGCATCAGCGTCGGGCAGATTTCCCGCACCATCGCCGCCGCCCTGGGCGGTACCCGGGTCGGTCTGCTGCACGCCCCCCACGAACGCCAGCCGGCCCCGGCGATCGTCCGCATCGAACGGCCCCTGCGCTCCCATCCGGAAATCCTCGCCAGCCTGCGGGTGCACGGCCGCGACGGCAAGCTGATTCCCTTGAGCGAGCTGGGCCACTTCGTCGAAGAACCGGTGCCGGTGACCCGCTACCACAAGAATCTCAAGCCGGTGGGCTACGTGATCGCTGAAATGGCGGGCCACGCGCCGGTGGAGGCCGTCATCGCCCTCACCCGGATGTTCGAGGAAAATCCCCTGCCCGAGGGCTACGACTTCACCCTGCGCGGGGAGGGGGAATGGAAGATCACGGTGGACGTGTTCCGCGACCTGGGACTGGCCTTCGCCGCCGCCCTGGTGATGATCTACATTCTGCTGGTGATGCAGACCGATTCGTTGGGGATGCCGCTGGTCATCATGATGTCCATCCCCCTGACCATCATCGGCATCATGCCCGGCTTCTGGCTACTGAACCTGCTGCCGGAGCCCATCGGCCCTTATCCCAACCCGGTGTTCTTCACCGCCACCGCCATGATCGGCATGATCGCCCTGGCGGGCATCGTGGTGCGCAACTCCATCATTCTCATCGACTTCATCCAGCGCCTCGAGGCGCAGGGCAAGTCTCTGACCGAGGCGCTGATCGAAGCGGGCGCGGTGCGTCTCAGGCCGATCTTCCTCACCGCCGGGGCGGCGATGTTCGGTTCTTTCGTCATCACCCTCGACCCGATCTTTTCAGGGCTGGCCTGGAGCTTCATCTTCGGCATCTTCGCCTCCACCAGCTTCACCCTGCTGGTGGTGCCGGTGGTGTACTACTTGCTCAACCGTAACCGGGAAACGTCTGCATGA
- a CDS encoding efflux RND transporter periplasmic adaptor subunit, whose amino-acid sequence MKLTSKLVWGPLAFLGLVLLLAWVQGAFATKVPPGNTARPGKTVSGPMATVAQTTLPRRLRWPGTVSADTVARIAPKIPGRIVEIGVDIGSKVERGQLLARLDDSEIRARLKAAQAALAAAQAQAQRAAADARRIRNLFRQQAATQRDLDAAVAAERTAKAQVEQARQQIQAIRSQLKETRLYAPFAGSVIERLADPGDMGMPGQPILVLQNPNRLEVHTHVPESCAVYLHPGAGVRIEIPGRRMQLMATVTEMAAAADPFTHTIEVKAALPTGQAILPGAFAWVGQTCGEETVLLLPRQAVRRVGQLEEVDLVRDGRVQTRLVRTGRHIDGQVEILSGLKAGDRVQLPEEDGGNGERGLRGRDAAVKPPGRDSRRPRESFPPSPPRRGS is encoded by the coding sequence ATGAAACTCACCAGCAAACTCGTCTGGGGACCGCTCGCTTTTCTGGGACTGGTGCTGCTGCTGGCCTGGGTCCAGGGGGCCTTTGCCACCAAGGTACCGCCGGGGAATACGGCGCGACCTGGAAAAACCGTCTCCGGGCCGATGGCGACGGTGGCACAGACCACCCTGCCGCGGCGGCTGCGCTGGCCCGGTACCGTCAGCGCCGACACCGTAGCCCGCATCGCCCCCAAGATTCCCGGGCGGATCGTGGAAATCGGCGTCGATATCGGTAGCAAGGTCGAACGGGGACAATTGCTGGCCCGTCTCGACGACAGCGAGATTCGCGCCCGTCTCAAGGCGGCGCAGGCGGCGCTGGCCGCCGCCCAGGCCCAGGCACAACGGGCGGCCGCCGATGCCCGGCGTATCCGCAACCTTTTCAGACAACAGGCCGCCACCCAGCGCGATCTCGATGCCGCCGTCGCCGCCGAGCGCACCGCGAAGGCGCAGGTGGAACAGGCGCGCCAGCAGATTCAGGCCATCCGTTCCCAGCTCAAGGAAACCCGCCTGTATGCCCCCTTCGCCGGCAGCGTCATCGAACGGCTGGCAGATCCTGGCGACATGGGGATGCCCGGACAACCGATCCTGGTGCTGCAGAACCCCAACCGGCTGGAGGTCCACACCCACGTGCCGGAAAGCTGTGCCGTCTATCTGCATCCGGGCGCCGGGGTACGGATCGAGATTCCCGGCCGCCGCATGCAGCTCATGGCGACCGTGACGGAAATGGCCGCCGCTGCCGACCCCTTCACCCACACCATCGAGGTCAAGGCGGCGCTGCCGACCGGACAGGCCATCCTTCCGGGCGCCTTCGCCTGGGTCGGCCAGACCTGTGGTGAGGAGACGGTCCTGCTGCTGCCGCGGCAGGCCGTGCGCCGGGTGGGTCAACTGGAGGAAGTGGACTTGGTGCGCGATGGCCGAGTCCAGACCCGCCTGGTGCGCACCGGTCGCCACATCGATGGCCAGGTGGAGATCCTTTCCGGGCTGAAGGCAGGCGACCGGGTGCAACTCCCCGAAGAGGATGGGGGGAACGGTGAGCGGGGTCTCCGCGGCAGGGATGCCGCGGTGAAGCCTCCAGGGAGGGATTCACGGCGTCCCCGCGAATCGTTCCCCCCATCCCCTCCGCGCCGAGGCAGCTGA
- a CDS encoding TolC family protein, with protein sequence MGFTARAFHFVLLLCLGLNAAADTPVLPSHPLSLTETLALVRQRNPDLRAAQARIEQAAARLDEVNAAFLPRIKAGVHYLHSNDPARAFGMIVSQRRFDFGMDINHPGYVEDFRPEIGAYWSLFRGGQDWYARQAAKLGIDSRRLQRSELHNLLAAAASRAFYALLEAPRRVDVADKTLTTVRKELELMRARQREGTALKSDVLSLEVRLSQARQDRIRAENAELAARTALATLLGLPADAPLAVQDESRRLLPSEGDFARWLQQALAHRPEWLAARKQVEMREKELKAAWGGHLPRVDAFVVYGMNSKNPRFPTSQDNWTMGLKAEIDLFSGGAVNARVRQARQRLEEAKQVEESTRLRVEKEVRSAWLDLRDALARVEVATNAVAAAEEALKLVRAQYRGGTATVTRFLEAETDAAGARLQLISSRFGALVAEAELKRATGVWSTEDGT encoded by the coding sequence ATGGGGTTCACGGCACGCGCTTTCCACTTCGTGCTTTTGTTGTGTCTGGGGCTGAACGCTGCCGCAGACACCCCTGTCCTGCCGTCACACCCGCTGTCCCTCACGGAAACCCTTGCCCTGGTCCGCCAGCGCAACCCGGACCTCCGGGCCGCCCAGGCCCGTATCGAACAGGCCGCCGCCCGCCTCGACGAGGTGAATGCCGCCTTCCTGCCCCGGATCAAGGCTGGCGTCCATTACCTCCACAGCAACGATCCCGCCCGCGCCTTCGGCATGATCGTATCCCAGAGGCGCTTCGACTTCGGCATGGACATCAACCATCCCGGTTACGTGGAGGACTTCCGTCCTGAGATCGGTGCCTACTGGTCCCTGTTCCGCGGCGGCCAGGACTGGTACGCGCGCCAGGCAGCCAAATTGGGGATCGACAGCCGCCGGCTGCAGCGCAGCGAGCTGCACAATCTGCTTGCCGCCGCCGCCAGCCGGGCTTTTTACGCCCTGCTAGAAGCCCCCAGACGGGTGGATGTGGCCGACAAGACCCTGACGACGGTCCGCAAGGAACTGGAACTGATGCGCGCCCGCCAGCGCGAGGGCACCGCCCTCAAGTCCGACGTGCTGTCGCTGGAAGTGCGCCTCTCCCAGGCCCGCCAGGACCGCATCCGTGCCGAAAACGCCGAGCTGGCGGCCCGCACCGCCCTGGCCACCTTGTTGGGCTTGCCCGCCGACGCCCCGCTGGCAGTGCAGGATGAATCCCGCCGACTGCTGCCCTCGGAAGGCGATTTCGCCCGCTGGCTCCAGCAGGCCCTGGCCCACCGCCCCGAATGGCTCGCCGCCCGCAAACAGGTGGAAATGCGGGAAAAGGAGCTCAAGGCCGCCTGGGGCGGACATCTGCCCCGGGTGGACGCCTTCGTGGTCTACGGCATGAACAGCAAAAATCCGCGCTTTCCCACCTCCCAAGACAACTGGACCATGGGGCTGAAAGCCGAGATCGACCTGTTCTCCGGCGGCGCCGTCAACGCCCGGGTTCGTCAAGCCCGCCAGCGCCTGGAGGAGGCCAAACAGGTGGAAGAGAGCACCCGCCTGCGGGTGGAAAAGGAAGTCCGAAGCGCCTGGCTCGACCTGCGCGACGCCCTGGCCCGGGTCGAGGTGGCGACCAACGCCGTGGCCGCCGCCGAGGAGGCTCTCAAACTGGTGCGGGCCCAGTATCGCGGCGGTACCGCCACCGTGACCCGTTTTCTCGAAGCCGAAACCGATGCCGCCGGCGCCCGCCTGCAGTTGATTTCTTCCCGCTTCGGGGCTCTGGTGGCGGAAGCGGAATTGAAACGGGCCACGGGAGTGTGGTCAACGGAGGATGGCACATGA
- a CDS encoding sigma-54-dependent transcriptional regulator: MRATLLIVEDEPLLGEELKRHFQRLSWEVEWVRDLAGAQRVLDREGLEPDAVLSDMNLPDGNALDFLERRGGRRPGCEWIFLTGYGSVPDSVRALRLGAYEFLEKPCDPNRLQMVLEAAVRSARAQRRLSEEHAQQHQRYTPQLFAGDSPATVRLRQMLTRLAQVPFSSLVLLGETGTGKGVAAKILHAGGTRAQGPWVELNCAALPHELVEAELFGYEPGAFTGAKGRHRGLLEQADGGTLFLDEIGELEPGIQAKLLKAVEDKRFRRLGGEREIQVDVQIIAASNRDLKAQVREGRFREDLYHRLSVFQLTIPPLRERKQDLKALVPLFVAEFNAKAGKQVRHVPEAAWRAFERYDWPGNVRELRNLIERCVLLAEDDTLPLQWLGLPGLTVPLGDGDRLCLPLDGSLSLEEMERRILAAALDKTGGNVTAAARLLKTSRETLRYRVQKFGLES; this comes from the coding sequence ATGCGCGCCACCCTGCTGATCGTCGAAGACGAGCCCCTGCTGGGCGAGGAACTAAAGCGCCACTTCCAGCGCCTCAGCTGGGAAGTGGAGTGGGTCCGTGATCTGGCCGGCGCCCAACGGGTGCTGGATCGGGAGGGGCTGGAACCGGACGCGGTGCTCTCGGACATGAACCTGCCCGACGGCAACGCCCTGGACTTTCTCGAACGACGCGGCGGCCGCCGGCCGGGCTGTGAATGGATCTTCCTCACCGGCTACGGCAGCGTCCCGGACTCGGTGCGCGCCCTGCGTCTGGGGGCCTACGAATTCCTGGAAAAGCCCTGCGACCCCAACCGCCTGCAGATGGTGCTGGAGGCGGCGGTGCGCAGCGCCCGCGCTCAGCGGCGTCTGTCCGAAGAGCACGCCCAACAGCATCAGCGCTACACCCCTCAGCTGTTCGCCGGCGACAGCCCGGCCACGGTACGGCTGCGGCAGATGCTGACCCGCCTGGCCCAAGTACCGTTCTCCTCCCTGGTACTCCTGGGAGAGACCGGGACCGGCAAGGGGGTGGCGGCCAAGATCCTCCACGCCGGTGGAACCCGCGCCCAGGGGCCCTGGGTAGAGCTGAACTGCGCCGCTCTGCCCCACGAGCTGGTGGAAGCGGAGCTGTTCGGCTACGAACCGGGCGCCTTCACCGGCGCCAAGGGCCGCCACCGGGGACTGCTAGAACAGGCCGACGGCGGCACCCTGTTCCTGGACGAGATCGGCGAACTGGAACCGGGTATCCAGGCCAAGCTGCTCAAGGCGGTGGAGGACAAGCGCTTCCGCCGCCTTGGCGGGGAACGGGAAATCCAGGTGGACGTCCAGATCATCGCCGCCAGCAACCGCGATCTCAAGGCCCAGGTCCGGGAAGGGCGTTTCCGCGAGGATCTCTATCACCGCCTGAGCGTGTTCCAGCTCACCATCCCGCCACTTAGGGAGCGTAAGCAGGACCTGAAAGCCCTGGTCCCACTGTTCGTAGCCGAATTCAACGCCAAGGCCGGCAAGCAGGTCCGACACGTCCCCGAAGCCGCCTGGCGTGCCTTCGAGCGCTACGACTGGCCCGGCAACGTGCGCGAACTTCGCAATCTGATCGAGCGCTGCGTGCTGCTGGCGGAAGACGACACGCTGCCGCTTCAGTGGCTCGGCCTGCCGGGCCTCACCGTGCCCCTGGGGGATGGCGACCGCCTGTGCCTGCCCCTGGACGGCAGCCTGTCCCTGGAGGAGATGGAACGCCGCATCCTCGCCGCCGCCCTCGACAAAACCGGCGGCAACGTCACCGCCGCCGCCCGCCTCCTCAAGACTTCGCGCGAGACCCTGCGCTACCGGGTACAGAAGTTCGGCCTGGAAAGCTGA
- a CDS encoding sensor histidine kinase, which produces MPSIKRLLYRPLIAATVLASLAVVAVIAAFIFLSDRNLARIHRIEATVGQVNQLQVIDHQLQAMLLDGPDPRMLADIRAQLRQLGPEWPDLVPPILGALEDPSPPRLESAVRRLQALLGRENQRESRLLAQIVADTEMERRAAFAGLIVLSGLLALGALLTWRWLLLPLRRMNLLLLQLADGRFEPIDNPDSSSPWRPLLDNYNRMVRRLAELERSRRERTEQLESQVRRAAGTLLAQNRDLARAERLAAVGEVAAGLAHELRNPLAGIRLALHNLRSDTDDPETRRRLDLVIAELERINRHLNQLLDQARHQPEPPRSFELAPVVQETLELLRYQLPPTIDLQWRIPTGLQVQLPETGLRQVLINLVLNAAQAMKTRGCIQIEAHIEAGRLLLTVSDDGPGFPQALLAHGVRPFASGRDGGTGLGLLMVKRFAASLDGRLRLANRDGGGAQVTLEIPCAPPC; this is translated from the coding sequence GTGCCTTCCATTAAACGACTGCTCTACCGGCCCCTGATTGCCGCCACCGTGCTGGCGAGCTTGGCGGTGGTAGCGGTCATCGCTGCCTTCATTTTCCTCAGCGACCGAAACCTGGCACGTATCCACCGGATCGAGGCCACCGTCGGCCAGGTCAACCAGCTCCAGGTCATCGATCACCAACTTCAGGCTATGCTGCTCGACGGCCCCGATCCCCGGATGCTGGCGGACATCCGCGCGCAACTGCGGCAGCTGGGACCGGAATGGCCGGATCTGGTTCCCCCTATTCTCGGCGCCCTGGAGGACCCCTCACCGCCCCGCCTGGAAAGCGCCGTCCGCCGCCTCCAGGCCCTCCTCGGCCGGGAAAACCAGCGGGAAAGCCGCCTTCTGGCCCAGATCGTCGCCGATACCGAGATGGAACGCCGGGCCGCCTTCGCCGGTCTGATCGTCCTTTCAGGGCTGCTCGCGCTTGGCGCTCTGCTGACCTGGCGCTGGCTGCTGCTTCCCCTGCGGCGCATGAATCTCCTGCTGCTGCAGCTGGCCGACGGCCGCTTCGAACCCATCGACAACCCCGACAGCAGCTCGCCCTGGCGTCCTCTGCTGGACAATTACAACCGTATGGTCCGTCGTCTTGCCGAACTGGAACGGTCCCGGCGGGAACGCACCGAGCAGCTGGAATCCCAGGTGCGCCGGGCCGCCGGCACGCTCCTAGCCCAGAACCGCGACCTGGCCCGGGCCGAGCGCCTGGCGGCGGTGGGCGAAGTCGCCGCCGGTCTGGCCCACGAGCTGCGCAACCCCCTGGCCGGCATTCGTCTGGCGCTCCACAACCTGCGCAGCGATACGGACGATCCTGAAACCCGGCGCCGCCTCGACCTGGTCATTGCCGAACTGGAGCGGATCAATCGCCACCTCAATCAGCTGCTGGACCAGGCCCGCCATCAACCGGAACCGCCGCGCAGCTTCGAGCTGGCCCCGGTGGTTCAGGAAACCCTGGAACTGCTGCGCTATCAACTGCCTCCCACCATCGATCTCCAGTGGCGCATCCCCACTGGTCTGCAGGTGCAGCTGCCGGAAACCGGCTTGCGCCAAGTGCTCATCAATCTGGTGCTCAACGCCGCCCAGGCCATGAAAACCCGGGGCTGCATCCAGATCGAAGCCCACATCGAAGCAGGACGCCTGCTGCTGACGGTGAGCGACGACGGCCCTGGTTTCCCTCAAGCGCTGCTGGCCCATGGGGTCCGCCCCTTCGCCAGCGGCCGCGACGGCGGCACCGGCCTGGGCCTGCTGATGGTCAAACGCTTCGCCGCCAGCCTCGACGGCCGCCTGCGGCTGGCCAACCGGGACGGCGGCGGCGCCCAGGTCACTCTGGAGATTCCATGCGCGCCACCCTGCTGA
- a CDS encoding zinc ribbon domain-containing protein YjdM encodes MSALPPCPQCQSQYTYEDGHLYVCPECGHEWGQDEAGKTAEDTLTVTDAHGNVLHDGDSVTVIKDLKVKGASAVVKVGTKVKNIRLVEGDHNIDCKIPGIGAMKLKSEFVKKA; translated from the coding sequence ATGAGCGCCCTGCCCCCCTGCCCCCAGTGCCAGTCCCAATACACCTATGAAGACGGCCACTTGTACGTCTGTCCCGAATGCGGCCACGAATGGGGGCAGGACGAAGCGGGCAAAACCGCCGAAGATACCTTGACCGTCACCGACGCCCATGGCAACGTCCTGCACGACGGCGACAGCGTCACCGTCATCAAGGACCTCAAGGTCAAGGGCGCCTCGGCGGTGGTCAAGGTCGGCACCAAAGTCAAGAACATCCGTCTGGTGGAAGGGGATCACAACATCGACTGCAAAATCCCCGGTATCGGCGCTATGAAACTGAAGTCGGAATTCGTCAAAAAGGCCTGA
- a CDS encoding DUF2490 domain-containing protein gives MRKSLGAILLGLAALPALAADNAFFGWYGFSLQGGLSALSPKLEKFSWSFLNQARLSHTPQPLFAGKANKLTENLLFIQFNYHVNDQLHLGLGYTRDWLDHFNENRAYEEIGWHSRMADWGRLTTRTRLEQRVNDKLDSNDMGLRVRELAQWSHPVPGWEQVGFILNDEVMWYLNSSAWRSDGFAENRAFAGFDIPLADKTKLTVGYMNQFVRKGTSKTSQLNHILFVNIGFHL, from the coding sequence ATGAGAAAATCACTGGGAGCGATCCTGCTCGGTCTGGCCGCCCTGCCGGCACTGGCTGCCGACAATGCCTTCTTTGGCTGGTACGGCTTCTCACTTCAGGGCGGTCTGAGCGCGTTGTCCCCCAAATTGGAGAAGTTCAGCTGGAGCTTCCTCAACCAGGCCCGTCTCAGTCATACCCCTCAGCCTCTGTTTGCCGGTAAGGCCAACAAGCTGACCGAGAACCTGCTGTTCATCCAGTTCAATTACCACGTCAACGACCAGCTCCACCTCGGCCTGGGCTACACCCGCGACTGGCTCGACCATTTCAACGAAAACCGCGCCTACGAGGAGATCGGCTGGCATTCCAGGATGGCCGACTGGGGCCGGCTGACCACCCGCACCCGCTTGGAACAGCGGGTCAACGACAAGCTCGACTCCAACGACATGGGGTTGCGCGTCCGCGAACTGGCGCAGTGGAGCCATCCGGTGCCAGGATGGGAGCAGGTGGGCTTCATCCTCAATGACGAGGTGATGTGGTACCTTAACTCCAGTGCTTGGCGCAGCGACGGCTTCGCCGAAAACCGTGCCTTCGCCGGTTTCGACATTCCCCTGGCAGACAAGACCAAACTGACCGTCGGTTATATGAACCAGTTCGTGCGCAAGGGCACGTCCAAGACCAGCCAATTGAACCATATCCTCTTCGTCAATATCGGTTTTCATCTTTAA
- a CDS encoding NADH-quinone oxidoreductase subunit B family protein: protein MLRQYLKMLKTGIKTEPVRKIVRDPDVERLGAEVKRRVDRDFAGSLAIREVDAGSCNGCELEIHALNNVYYDVERFGVHFVASPRHADVLLVTGPVSRNMEAALIRTYEATPDPKWVIACGDCAVCGGEFGISYVSCGAVENVIPVDVKIPGCPPSPAVLLAGILEALGKVRKKK, encoded by the coding sequence ATGCTGCGCCAATATCTCAAAATGCTCAAGACCGGGATCAAGACCGAACCGGTGCGCAAGATTGTCCGCGATCCCGACGTGGAACGCCTGGGGGCGGAGGTCAAGCGGCGGGTGGACCGGGATTTCGCCGGCAGCCTGGCGATCCGCGAGGTGGATGCCGGCTCCTGCAACGGCTGCGAGCTGGAAATCCACGCCCTGAACAACGTCTATTACGACGTCGAACGCTTCGGGGTACATTTCGTCGCCTCGCCGCGCCACGCCGACGTGCTGCTGGTGACAGGACCGGTGTCCCGTAACATGGAGGCGGCCCTCATCCGCACCTATGAGGCCACCCCCGATCCCAAGTGGGTGATCGCCTGCGGCGACTGCGCCGTGTGCGGCGGCGAGTTTGGCATATCCTACGTCAGCTGCGGTGCGGTGGAAAACGTCATTCCGGTGGATGTTAAAATTCCCGGCTGTCCGCCGTCACCGGCGGTGCTGTTGGCGGGAATTCTGGAAGCACTCGGAAAAGTGAGAAAAAAGAAATGA